The following coding sequences are from one Rhodobiaceae bacterium window:
- a CDS encoding hypothetical protein (glutathione S-transferase, N-terminal domain): MTDTYQLLGAEISYFTGKIRSYLRFKDIPFEEIKADRDVYLNVILPRTGVAMMPVLISPDDIAVQDTSDIIDFLEDRFPDPSVYPATPRQGTIARLFELYGDEWMKIPAMHYRWNYNAEAMYLEFGKVSQPELSDAEQIAVGKETCKPFQGSLPILGVTSATEKAVEASYEQLLRDLDAHFAIYPYLLGTRPSIGDFGMIGPLYAHQYRDPASGEIMKRIAPNVAKWVERMMDPEPKAGAFLPDDEVPESLYPVLRRIFEEQFPPLHNMVASFADWIDQSPGVDIPRAIGKQSFVLKEADGTPVTGERGMFTFEQWMLQRVLDFYQPLQGDDRQSVDTLLDEVGGKDAMQFDLRYRVARVKNQLVVEG; this comes from the coding sequence ATGACAGATACGTATCAACTGCTGGGCGCGGAAATTTCCTACTTCACGGGCAAGATTAGATCCTATCTGCGGTTTAAGGATATCCCGTTTGAAGAAATCAAGGCGGATCGCGATGTCTACTTGAACGTCATTCTGCCGCGGACGGGTGTCGCCATGATGCCGGTTCTGATTTCGCCGGATGATATTGCCGTTCAGGACACGAGCGACATTATCGATTTTCTCGAAGATCGTTTTCCTGACCCGTCTGTCTATCCCGCGACGCCGCGGCAGGGAACCATTGCGCGTCTGTTCGAACTCTATGGCGACGAGTGGATGAAAATCCCCGCCATGCATTATCGGTGGAACTACAATGCAGAGGCTATGTATCTGGAGTTTGGTAAAGTTTCGCAGCCTGAGCTGAGCGATGCCGAACAGATCGCGGTGGGCAAAGAGACCTGCAAACCCTTCCAGGGGTCGCTTCCAATCCTTGGTGTGACGTCGGCGACTGAGAAAGCCGTGGAGGCATCTTATGAACAGTTGCTTCGAGACCTGGATGCACATTTTGCGATCTATCCCTATCTTCTGGGAACCCGCCCGAGCATTGGCGATTTTGGCATGATCGGCCCGCTTTATGCGCATCAATATCGCGATCCGGCCTCTGGCGAAATCATGAAGAGGATCGCGCCAAACGTGGCGAAATGGGTTGAACGGATGATGGACCCTGAGCCCAAGGCAGGTGCGTTTTTGCCAGATGACGAAGTTCCGGAATCGCTCTATCCCGTGCTCCGCCGCATCTTTGAAGAGCAGTTTCCGCCGCTCCACAACATGGTCGCGTCCTTCGCGGACTGGATTGATCAGAGTCCTGGCGTGGATATTCCCCGCGCTATCGGTAAGCAAAGCTTTGTGTTGAAGGAAGCTGATGGCACGCCCGTGACGGGCGAACGGGGCATGTTCACCTTTGAGCAGTGGATGCTGCAGCGTGTGCTGGATTTCTACCAGCCTTTACAGGGTGATGATCGCCAAAGTGTGGACACATTGCTCGACGAAGTTGGGGGTAAGGACGCGATGCAATTCGACCTGCGTTATCGTGTTGCGCGGGTGAAGAACCAGTTGGTTGTGGAGGGGTGA
- the gdhI gene encoding glucose 1-dehydrogenase 1, translating to MKLDGAVAIVTGSAAGLGAATALRLAKSGSKVAINYTKSEDEAKAVVSEIEAAGGEAILAQGDVSDDAACKKIVQTTIDKWGRVDILVNNAGTTQFADHDDLDALQAEDFHRIYGVNVIGAYQMVRACQPHMKSQGEGSVVNISSIAGVTGVGSSVAYAASKGAMNTMTLSLARALAPEIRVNAVCPGFIGTRWFRDKFGETTFQKIVKNQEDTMPLKRAGTPEDIAATVCFFAGEGSDHITGETLITDAGMHLHFAPLSAR from the coding sequence ATGAAACTTGACGGCGCAGTAGCCATTGTCACCGGATCAGCAGCAGGCTTGGGCGCCGCCACAGCCCTCCGCCTCGCAAAATCCGGATCAAAAGTCGCAATCAACTACACAAAATCAGAAGACGAAGCCAAAGCAGTCGTCTCTGAGATCGAAGCGGCCGGTGGCGAAGCGATCCTTGCCCAAGGCGATGTGTCAGACGACGCTGCCTGCAAAAAAATTGTTCAGACGACAATCGACAAATGGGGACGGGTCGACATTCTGGTCAATAATGCAGGGACCACACAGTTCGCAGACCATGACGATCTCGATGCCCTTCAGGCAGAGGATTTCCACCGTATCTATGGGGTGAACGTCATCGGGGCCTATCAGATGGTCCGAGCGTGTCAGCCTCACATGAAAAGCCAGGGCGAAGGCTCAGTTGTAAACATCTCGTCCATAGCAGGTGTAACCGGCGTTGGGTCCTCGGTGGCCTATGCGGCATCCAAAGGCGCAATGAACACAATGACACTCTCGCTTGCCCGCGCGCTCGCGCCGGAGATCCGTGTGAATGCGGTTTGCCCAGGCTTTATCGGCACCCGCTGGTTCCGCGACAAGTTCGGCGAAACGACATTTCAGAAGATCGTCAAAAACCAGGAAGATACCATGCCGCTCAAACGCGCAGGTACGCCGGAAGACATTGCAGCCACAGTCTGTTTTTTCGCTGGTGAAGGGTCTGACCATATTACCGGTGAAACCCTCATCACCGACGCAGGCATGCATTTGCATTTCGCGCCACTCTCGGCACGCTGA
- the dehH1 gene encoding haloacetate dehalogenase H-1 — MDYFQSGDVQLAYRVEGTGDPIVLVHGFASTHAVNWIEPGWVDTLVNAGRQVVMFDLRGHGDSDDLYDASDYDRGVMASDILALLDHLGVTDADVMGYSLGAMLSLRFAMDHPDRCRSVVLAGVGDRLFAPSGQIEPVVEALLADSLHDAKTPVGRAFRAFADKNGQDREALAACYQVPRDKLTDADLAQVEVPVLVVAGDRDEIAGSAERLAEPFPKGEAVTIPRRDHMRTVGDPAYKQAVLTFLQKA, encoded by the coding sequence GTGGACTATTTTCAATCAGGCGATGTGCAACTGGCGTACCGGGTTGAAGGTACGGGGGACCCTATCGTGCTGGTGCATGGATTTGCCTCGACCCACGCGGTCAACTGGATAGAGCCTGGGTGGGTCGACACGCTTGTGAATGCCGGGCGGCAGGTCGTGATGTTTGACCTTCGAGGCCATGGCGACAGCGATGATTTGTACGATGCGTCGGATTATGATCGGGGGGTGATGGCGTCTGACATTCTCGCACTTCTGGATCATCTGGGGGTCACTGATGCAGACGTCATGGGCTACTCGCTTGGGGCCATGCTGAGCCTCCGGTTTGCAATGGATCATCCAGATCGCTGTCGATCTGTTGTCCTGGCCGGGGTTGGCGATCGGCTCTTCGCGCCATCAGGGCAGATTGAGCCGGTGGTTGAGGCTTTGCTCGCAGACAGTCTGCATGATGCCAAGACACCTGTAGGCCGCGCCTTTCGGGCGTTTGCGGATAAGAATGGGCAGGACAGAGAGGCGCTCGCCGCCTGCTATCAAGTGCCGCGCGATAAGCTCACGGATGCAGACCTGGCGCAGGTTGAGGTTCCAGTCCTAGTGGTTGCTGGAGACCGTGATGAAATTGCCGGGTCGGCAGAGAGGCTTGCAGAGCCCTTTCCAAAAGGAGAGGCAGTAACGATCCCCCGGCGTGATCATATGCGGACTGTTGGAGACCCAGCTTATAAACAGGCGGTGCTTACGTTTTTGCAGAAGGCCTGA
- the abgB gene encoding p-aminobenzoyl-glutamate hydrolase subunit B yields the protein MTDAAALKRQACDAIDSMSDELISISHEIHANPELAFHEHKAAALLANRVEKEGLAVTREAYGLETAYATEFGDKGPTVGILSEYDALPGIGHSCGHNIIATTGLGASLALAKLNGALPGRVRYLGTPAEEQGGGKELMAQEGAFDGLDAAMMVHPAGVDLATMPCICVSEVEVIYTGKSAHASAMPHAGLNALDALVTAYQSIAQLRQHIKPTERIHGIINEGGVAPNIVPDRASGVFYVRAAEAISLAALKSRVQACFEAGALATGCTADIRWAKADYLDMKTSWPIAEAYEENARSLGRDFFPLDKMPSGSAGSTDMGNVSHRVPSIHPMIASAPPSVVIHNPEFARWAGSEMGDKACIDGAKSLAMTAIDFMTNPAMQEAAKAGFAETAENSARSVGAAFNPEGSIALGGCGCC from the coding sequence ATGACTGATGCTGCTGCTCTGAAACGCCAAGCCTGTGACGCCATCGATTCAATGAGCGATGAGCTCATTTCGATTTCGCACGAGATTCATGCAAACCCGGAACTGGCATTCCATGAGCATAAAGCCGCAGCCCTTTTGGCCAACCGCGTGGAGAAGGAAGGCCTAGCTGTTACCCGGGAAGCTTACGGCCTGGAAACAGCCTATGCCACTGAGTTCGGCGACAAGGGCCCCACCGTCGGCATTCTGTCGGAGTATGACGCGCTGCCCGGCATCGGCCATTCCTGCGGCCACAACATCATCGCCACAACAGGTTTGGGTGCCAGCCTTGCGCTTGCAAAACTCAATGGTGCCCTTCCCGGCCGTGTCCGCTATCTCGGCACACCCGCAGAAGAACAAGGCGGCGGCAAGGAACTGATGGCGCAGGAAGGTGCTTTCGACGGCCTGGATGCCGCAATGATGGTTCACCCTGCCGGCGTTGACCTCGCAACCATGCCATGCATCTGCGTGTCAGAAGTTGAAGTGATCTACACCGGCAAAAGCGCCCATGCCTCAGCCATGCCCCATGCGGGCTTAAATGCGCTGGACGCGCTGGTGACAGCCTACCAATCCATCGCACAGCTGAGACAACACATCAAACCGACCGAGCGCATCCACGGCATCATCAACGAAGGGGGCGTTGCTCCCAACATTGTGCCCGACCGGGCAAGTGGCGTCTTCTACGTCCGTGCCGCAGAAGCTATCTCGCTCGCAGCCCTGAAATCCCGTGTCCAGGCCTGCTTCGAAGCCGGCGCTCTGGCGACCGGCTGTACTGCAGACATCCGTTGGGCGAAGGCTGACTATCTGGACATGAAAACAAGTTGGCCGATTGCAGAAGCCTATGAGGAAAACGCGCGCTCTCTAGGGCGCGACTTCTTCCCGCTTGATAAAATGCCATCGGGATCTGCAGGCAGCACGGACATGGGCAATGTGAGCCACCGTGTGCCATCCATTCACCCCATGATCGCCTCAGCGCCCCCAAGTGTCGTCATTCACAATCCTGAATTCGCCCGTTGGGCTGGGAGCGAGATGGGTGACAAAGCTTGCATCGACGGCGCCAAATCCCTGGCAATGACAGCAATTGATTTCATGACCAACCCCGCCATGCAGGAAGCCGCTAAAGCTGGCTTCGCTGAAACGGCGGAAAATTCAGCACGCTCGGTCGGCGCAGCTTTTAATCCAGAAGGATCAATTGCCCTTGGCGGGTGCGGCTGCTGCTAG
- the yjmB gene encoding putative symporter YjmB: MAQDRIPTWQLAAFAGPAVPMAAMGLPISVYLPQFYAEQMGLGLAAVGTVFMIARLWDVVTDPMMGVISDRFPSRWGRRRHWIAGSVPIVLLSAWMLFMPSAPSSSLYLFAWMFVLYIGFTMASLNHMAWGAELHEDYDQRSRIMGFREGFVILGVPVVLLIPVAIEQLGGANVEADRVAAMGWFIIVLLPITVAIAVWKVPEFGELSQKQELPLREAVRPLLNNRPLQRVIASDFLSGFSGAALGSMFLFQATYVLQIGVPSVLLLIYFFAGLGFVPVVVKLSYKLGKHQALIAAALFNALMVPTLFLIPPGNFYAAAAVFTFLGVNVGSVTILYRSILADVADIDELETGHRRTGLFYALMTLTSKTGGAIAVGVVFWTLSLIGFVPGAENTEAAIRGLSIVFVATPMICNFGVAAIMWGFPLDKDMQEDVRRQLEERAKTEEAATASD; this comes from the coding sequence ATGGCACAAGACAGGATACCGACGTGGCAACTGGCCGCCTTCGCCGGACCCGCCGTACCCATGGCTGCCATGGGTCTGCCTATCTCCGTTTACCTACCTCAGTTCTATGCTGAGCAAATGGGGCTAGGGCTTGCTGCCGTTGGTACTGTTTTCATGATCGCACGTCTGTGGGACGTTGTGACGGACCCTATGATGGGCGTGATCTCCGACCGCTTTCCTTCTCGGTGGGGACGCAGGCGGCACTGGATAGCAGGATCTGTCCCGATCGTTCTTCTCTCGGCGTGGATGCTTTTTATGCCGAGTGCACCGTCCAGTAGCCTCTATCTCTTCGCATGGATGTTTGTTCTCTATATCGGCTTCACCATGGCCAGTCTCAATCACATGGCCTGGGGGGCGGAGCTCCACGAGGACTATGACCAGCGGTCCCGGATCATGGGATTTCGAGAGGGGTTCGTCATACTTGGCGTCCCCGTGGTGCTGCTGATCCCTGTTGCAATTGAACAATTGGGGGGTGCGAACGTCGAGGCAGACCGTGTGGCAGCGATGGGCTGGTTCATTATTGTACTCTTGCCGATCACCGTCGCTATCGCGGTATGGAAGGTCCCGGAGTTCGGTGAGCTGTCGCAGAAACAAGAGCTTCCCCTTCGAGAGGCTGTCCGCCCATTGCTGAACAACCGGCCGCTTCAGCGTGTGATCGCTTCTGATTTTCTCAGCGGATTTTCTGGCGCGGCACTTGGCTCAATGTTTTTGTTCCAGGCGACCTATGTGCTCCAAATCGGCGTGCCGAGTGTTTTACTGCTGATTTACTTCTTTGCGGGGCTTGGCTTCGTACCGGTGGTGGTGAAGCTCAGCTATAAGCTTGGTAAGCATCAGGCGCTCATTGCAGCTGCACTATTCAATGCACTTATGGTGCCGACATTGTTTCTCATCCCGCCCGGAAATTTTTACGCTGCAGCGGCCGTTTTCACGTTTCTTGGTGTCAACGTTGGCAGTGTGACGATCCTCTATCGCTCCATTCTGGCCGATGTCGCTGACATTGATGAGCTGGAGACCGGGCACCGGCGTACCGGATTGTTCTACGCGCTGATGACACTTACGTCCAAGACCGGTGGAGCGATCGCCGTGGGTGTTGTTTTCTGGACATTGAGCCTGATCGGTTTTGTCCCGGGTGCAGAAAACACCGAAGCTGCCATTCGTGGTCTATCCATCGTCTTTGTTGCGACGCCGATGATCTGCAATTTCGGGGTCGCAGCGATCATGTGGGGCTTCCCGCTCGACAAGGACATGCAGGAAGACGTCCGGCGACAGCTGGAAGAGCGGGCAAAGACTGAGGAAGCGGCAACGGCTTCAGACTAG
- a CDS encoding arylesterase: MTVLSNGGIDIAYDDVGEGTPILLLHGFASTRTDNWSRTGWYGTLEKTGRRVIAMDWRGHGESTASHSVADYTTDLLMGDVRALLDHLGIEKTDVFGFSMGAGLALELALREGKRIDHLVLAGIGGNMLDPNRAPRFTENIFDAASADEISDPTAKGFRLYADQLGQDLKALAACAGAGRTSPTADDLFAVRAQTLVVAGQRDDLAGDPISLAEAIPGAKGELIPGADHMYLLTNGAFKGTVIDFLTGWL, from the coding sequence ATATTGCCTATGACGATGTCGGTGAGGGCACACCAATTTTGCTGCTGCATGGGTTTGCGTCGACCCGGACCGACAATTGGTCCCGCACCGGCTGGTACGGCACTCTTGAAAAAACAGGCCGCCGGGTGATCGCCATGGATTGGCGTGGACATGGGGAGAGCACTGCTAGTCATTCCGTTGCTGACTACACCACGGATCTCCTAATGGGAGACGTCAGAGCGCTCTTGGATCATCTGGGCATTGAAAAGACCGATGTGTTCGGGTTTTCGATGGGGGCTGGGCTGGCCCTTGAACTCGCCCTGCGGGAAGGCAAGAGGATCGATCATCTCGTGCTTGCCGGCATTGGCGGAAATATGCTGGATCCAAACCGTGCGCCGCGTTTTACCGAGAATATTTTCGATGCGGCATCTGCGGACGAGATTTCTGATCCCACGGCTAAGGGGTTTCGGCTTTATGCTGATCAGCTCGGGCAGGACCTCAAAGCCCTCGCGGCTTGTGCGGGGGCAGGCAGAACGTCACCCACTGCAGATGACCTGTTTGCTGTGCGGGCTCAGACATTGGTTGTGGCAGGACAGAGAGATGATCTTGCAGGTGACCCTATCTCATTGGCGGAGGCGATACCTGGCGCTAAGGGTGAGCTCATTCCCGGCGCTGATCACATGTATTTGCTGACCAATGGGGCTTTTAAAGGCACCGTGATCGATTTTCTTACTGGTTGGCTCTAG